GTCAACCGCCGGCTGCGGCGCCGTCCCATGATCGTGCCGGTGGTGGTCGAGGCCTAGTTCCCGCCGTGCTACGCGGTGGGTAAGTAGTCCCAAAGCCCCTCCCGGCCGCGTAAATTCAGGGTATCGGGGGCGGCATCGGGTAGCGTGGCTGGTATGGCGACTCGTACTTCCCCTGCCGCACGCAGCGGTGCCTCCGGCCGGACAACGGCCCGGAGCGCCGGCGGCAGCTCAAGCAAGACATCAGGCAAGTCCAGCGCGCGCGGTGGATCCGGAGGCCGGGGGACCTCCGTGTCGCGCCAGGCGCCCCCGGACCAGCTGCCGCTGCCTCTGCGCGCGGTGGAGAGCGCCTGGATGGGCATCTCCCGCATCGCCGGGGCCGGCGTCCGCAAGCTCGGCGCCGATGTATCTCCCGAGCGCGAAATCCGCCGCGACGGGACCGGATTCTTCCTGATCCTGCTTGCCCTTGCGGTCGCCACCGTTGAGTGGTGGGCCCTGCGCGGTCCCGTTGCCGACGTGATCCACGCCGGCGCGGCCGGCACATTCGGCTGGATGGCCGTGGTGCTGCCCTTTATGCTCACCGCCGGCGCAGTGCGCCTGTTCCGGTACCCGGAGCGGCACCGAGCCAACAGCAGGATCAGCATCGGCCTCGTGATCATGCTGCTCGCCGGCTCCGGCATAACGCACATTGCGGGCGGCCTACCCGCATTGTCCGACGGTTTCGACCGGCTCTGGGCCTCCGGCGGCATCGTCGGCTTCCTCGTCGCCGGGCCGTTGTCCGCCGCACTGACTCAATGGCCGGTGCTGGTCCTCCTTTCGCTGCTGGTGTTCGTGAGTGTCCTGATCATCACGGCCACGCCGTTCCGCCATATTCCGCTGCGCCTGCGGGCCATGTATGAACACCTCATGGGCCAGGACCTGGACCCCGATGATCCTGAAGCGCACGACCAGAGCTACCTCTACGGCACGCATAAGCCGGAAAAGGTCCGCAAGCCGCGCAAGAGCCGCCGCGAAAAGGAAGCGGAGGCCGCTGCCGCGCAGGACGGTTTCGCCGGCGACGAAGCATTTGAACGCGCGCTGCTGCAGGACGAGGAAGACGAAGCAGCAGCCGCTGCCGCGGCCGCGCCGGCAGTACCCCCGGGAGTCCGGCGTCCCACGCAGTCCGAACTGGCCACGCAGAAGATCCGCCGCAACCAGGGCCTGCCCGTTGACGGGGGCACGGACACCGCCGAGCCGCCCACCGAGGCCATCAGCACCGTCCCCGGCGCCACCGAGGTCCTGAAGCTGGCCGCCGTTCCGCCCGTAGCGCCCGTGCCGTCCCGACCGGTCCAGCCGGTCCCGCCGAACACGCCCATCCCGCAGCGCACCGAGCAGCTGCAGCTCTCCGGCGACATCACCTATACGCTGCCGCCGTCGGACTTCCTGCCCCCGGGACCGCCGGCGAAGGAGCGCTCCGAAGCCAACGACGCCGTCGTCGCCGCACTGACGCACACGCTCGAGCAGTTCAACGTGGACGCGAAGGTCACGGGATTCTCCCGCGGCCCGACGGTCACCCGCTACGAGATCGAACTCGGCGAAGGCACCAAGGTGGAACGCGTCACCGCGCTGTCCAAGAACATTGCCTACGCCGTGGCGAGCTCCGACGTACGCATCCTGTCGCCCATTCCGGGTAAATCCGCCATCGGCATCGAAATCCCCAACGCGGACAAGGAAGTTGTTGCCCTGGGCGATGTCCTGCGGTCCAACTCCGCACGGAAGACCGAACACCCCATGGTCATGGGCGTCGGCAAGGACGTCGAAGGCGGCTTCGTGGTGGCCAACCTGGCCAAGATGCCCCACCTGCTGGTGGCCGGAGCCACCGGTGCCGGTAAGTCCTCCTTCGTGAACTCGATGATCACGTCCATCCTGATGCGCTCCACGCCGGACGAAGTCCGCATGGTGATGGTGGACCCCAAGCGCGTGGAACTGACCGCCTATGAAGGCGTCCCGCACCTGATCACCCCGATCATCACCAACCCGAAGAAAGCCGCGGAAGCGCTGCAGTGGGTGGTCCGCGAAATGGACACCCGCTACGACGACCTCGCGAACTTCGGCTTCAAGCACATCGACGATTTCAACAAGGCCGTCCGCAACGGCAAGGTGGTGCCCCCGGCCGGATCCAAGCGGGTCATCCGGGCCTACCCGTACCTGCTGGTGATCGTGGACGAGCTCGCCGACCTCATGATGGTCGCCCCGCGGGACGTCGAAGACTCCATCGTGCGCATCACCCAGCTTGCCCGTGCCGCCGGCATCCACCTGGTGCTGGCCACCCAGCGGCCGTCCGTCGACGTTGTGACCGGCCTGATCAAGGCGAACGTACCCTCCCGCATGGCGTTCGCGACCTCCTCGGTCACGGACTCCCGCGTGGTGCTGGACCAGCCCGGCGCGGAAAAACTCCTGGGCCAGGGCGATGCGCTGTTCCTGCCGATGGGATCCAACAAACCCATCCGTGTGCAGGGTGCCTGGGTTACCGAGTCCGAGATCCACCGGGTTGTTGAGCACGTCAAGGGCCAGCTGCAGGCCGTCTACCGCGAAGACGTAGCCGTCACGGCACCGAAGAAGCAGATCGACGACGACATCGGAGACGACCTCGACGTCCTGCTGCAGGCGACCGAACTGGTGGTGACCACGCAGTTCGGTTCCACCTCCATGCTCCAGCGCAAGCTGCGCGTGGGCTTCGCGAAGGCCGGCCGGCTCATGGACCTGCTGGAATCCCGCGGCGTGGTGGGACCGTCCGAAGGTTCCAAGGCCCGCGACGTGCTCGTGAAGCCGGATGACCTGGCCGCCACCCTCGCTGCCATCAGCGGCGGCGAGGCTCCGGCGCCGTCCGGGGGAGCCGGAGCCGCGGCACTGGCGGACAACGCCAATGCCAACCACGGCTTCGACCCGGCCGGGCCGGTGGACCTGGTTGCCGCGGACCTGGAGGGCAGGCCGCAGGCGAGCGACTACCACGACGACGCGGACGACCCGGACGGTTCCGAAGATGCCTGGAACCTCACCGGCCGGTGAATCTTCGCTACGCTGAAGGCGTGAGCAATTCTCCTACCGATAGGGTTCCGACCCTTAATATCGCCAATGCCCTGACGGTGGCGCGGATCCTGATGGTTCCGCTCTTTATCTGGTTCCTGGCGTCCGACGACGGCCGTGACGGCCTGTTCCGTTGGCTCGCCGTGGCAACCTTCGCCGTCGCCATCTACACCGACAAGCTCGACGGAGATATTGCCCGCAGCCGCGGGCTGATCACCGACTTCGGCAAGATTGCCGATCCGATTGCCGACAAGCTGCTGATCGGCTCCGCGCTGGTGATGCTTTCCCTGCTGGGCGAGCTGTGGTGGTGGGTCACCATCGTG
This genomic stretch from Arthrobacter sp. zg-Y1110 harbors:
- a CDS encoding DNA translocase FtsK, whose product is MATRTSPAARSGASGRTTARSAGGSSSKTSGKSSARGGSGGRGTSVSRQAPPDQLPLPLRAVESAWMGISRIAGAGVRKLGADVSPEREIRRDGTGFFLILLALAVATVEWWALRGPVADVIHAGAAGTFGWMAVVLPFMLTAGAVRLFRYPERHRANSRISIGLVIMLLAGSGITHIAGGLPALSDGFDRLWASGGIVGFLVAGPLSAALTQWPVLVLLSLLVFVSVLIITATPFRHIPLRLRAMYEHLMGQDLDPDDPEAHDQSYLYGTHKPEKVRKPRKSRREKEAEAAAAQDGFAGDEAFERALLQDEEDEAAAAAAAAPAVPPGVRRPTQSELATQKIRRNQGLPVDGGTDTAEPPTEAISTVPGATEVLKLAAVPPVAPVPSRPVQPVPPNTPIPQRTEQLQLSGDITYTLPPSDFLPPGPPAKERSEANDAVVAALTHTLEQFNVDAKVTGFSRGPTVTRYEIELGEGTKVERVTALSKNIAYAVASSDVRILSPIPGKSAIGIEIPNADKEVVALGDVLRSNSARKTEHPMVMGVGKDVEGGFVVANLAKMPHLLVAGATGAGKSSFVNSMITSILMRSTPDEVRMVMVDPKRVELTAYEGVPHLITPIITNPKKAAEALQWVVREMDTRYDDLANFGFKHIDDFNKAVRNGKVVPPAGSKRVIRAYPYLLVIVDELADLMMVAPRDVEDSIVRITQLARAAGIHLVLATQRPSVDVVTGLIKANVPSRMAFATSSVTDSRVVLDQPGAEKLLGQGDALFLPMGSNKPIRVQGAWVTESEIHRVVEHVKGQLQAVYREDVAVTAPKKQIDDDIGDDLDVLLQATELVVTTQFGSTSMLQRKLRVGFAKAGRLMDLLESRGVVGPSEGSKARDVLVKPDDLAATLAAISGGEAPAPSGGAGAAALADNANANHGFDPAGPVDLVAADLEGRPQASDYHDDADDPDGSEDAWNLTGR